A window from Pseudomonas sp. Tri1 encodes these proteins:
- a CDS encoding methyl-accepting chemotaxis protein produces MSLRSLNIAPRAFLGFAFIALLVVALGVFAASRMSVIRQASLNMEQNQVPSVGYLGNVLESVLRMRILSFRILVNRDPASLKEAETRIGVLVEKLHKANSGYAALPATPEEAEQYKVFSATLEKYLQAQQEMLELSRQDKVDQLRTHINTRIKEGTDLMGEQLNKLIAINVAGAGEASAKAGENYNSAITGIIIVSIIAALATIVLALLLTRSIVTPLNRALEAARTIAGGNLVQVIADDGKDEPARLLQALAAMQGSLRQTIEQIAGSATQLGAAAEELSAVTQESSRGLRQQHNEIEQAATAVNEMTAAVEEVARNAVSTSEASNQSTQAAQEGRSRVVETVEAIQTMTHDVQATASMIEGLAVQGRDIGKVLDVIRAIAEQTNLLALNAAIEAARAGEAGRGFAVVADEVRALAHRTAQSTQEIEKMVAGIQNGTGQAVQSMQQSNQRTQSTLEMARAAGVALEQITQSILQINERNLVIASASEEQAQVSREVDRNLVNIRDLATQSASGAQQTSDASHELSRLAVGLNAMVARFVI; encoded by the coding sequence ATGTCCCTACGTAGCCTGAATATCGCCCCACGAGCCTTTCTCGGCTTCGCCTTCATTGCCTTGCTGGTGGTCGCCCTCGGGGTGTTCGCCGCCAGCCGCATGTCAGTCATCCGCCAGGCTTCGTTGAATATGGAGCAGAACCAAGTGCCCAGCGTCGGCTACTTGGGCAACGTGCTGGAAAGCGTTCTGCGTATGCGCATTCTCTCGTTTCGGATTTTGGTCAACCGCGATCCGGCCAGCCTGAAAGAGGCAGAGACCCGTATCGGTGTGCTGGTGGAAAAACTGCACAAGGCCAATAGCGGTTACGCCGCGCTGCCGGCCACCCCGGAAGAAGCCGAGCAATACAAGGTCTTTTCGGCGACCCTGGAAAAATACCTGCAAGCCCAGCAGGAAATGTTGGAGCTGTCGCGCCAGGATAAGGTCGACCAATTGCGCACCCACATCAATACGCGCATCAAGGAAGGCACCGACCTGATGGGTGAGCAGCTCAACAAGCTCATCGCAATCAACGTGGCGGGCGCCGGCGAAGCATCGGCCAAGGCGGGTGAGAACTACAACAGCGCCATCACCGGCATCATCATCGTCTCGATCATCGCTGCATTGGCCACCATCGTGTTGGCATTGTTGCTGACCCGCAGCATCGTCACACCGCTCAACCGGGCGCTGGAGGCGGCGCGGACGATTGCCGGTGGGAACCTGGTCCAGGTCATTGCCGACGATGGCAAGGATGAGCCTGCCCGGTTGCTCCAGGCCCTGGCCGCCATGCAGGGCAGCCTGCGCCAGACCATCGAGCAGATCGCCGGGTCCGCCACCCAACTGGGGGCGGCGGCCGAAGAGCTGAGCGCAGTCACCCAGGAATCCTCCCGTGGCCTGCGACAGCAGCACAACGAAATCGAACAGGCCGCCACCGCCGTCAACGAAATGACCGCCGCTGTCGAGGAGGTTGCCCGTAACGCAGTGTCTACCTCCGAAGCCTCGAACCAATCGACCCAGGCGGCCCAGGAAGGTCGCTCGCGGGTGGTGGAAACCGTCGAGGCGATCCAGACCATGACCCACGACGTGCAGGCCACCGCCTCGATGATCGAAGGCCTGGCGGTCCAGGGGCGTGACATTGGCAAGGTTCTGGACGTGATTCGCGCCATCGCCGAACAGACCAACCTGCTGGCTCTCAACGCCGCCATCGAAGCCGCCCGTGCCGGGGAGGCCGGACGAGGGTTTGCGGTGGTGGCCGACGAAGTCCGGGCCTTGGCCCATCGCACCGCGCAATCGACCCAGGAAATCGAAAAAATGGTTGCCGGCATCCAGAACGGTACCGGTCAAGCGGTGCAATCGATGCAACAGAGCAACCAGCGCACCCAAAGCACCCTGGAAATGGCCCGGGCCGCCGGCGTGGCCCTGGAGCAGATCACCCAGTCGATCCTCCAGATCAACGAACGCAACCTGGTCATCGCCAGTGCCTCGGAAGAACAGGCCCAGGTCTCCCGCGAGGTGGATCGCAACCTGGTGAACATTCGCGACCTGGCCACCCAGTCGGCCAGCGGCGCGCAACAGACCAGCGACGCGAGCCACGAACTGTCGCGCCTGGCGGTGGGTTTGAATGCGATGGTGGCGCGCTTTGTGATTTGA
- a CDS encoding aminotransferase class I/II-fold pyridoxal phosphate-dependent enzyme, with translation MRFSALTQRITGDGAAAWQIHDRALALREQGMDVLLLSVGDPDFDTPRAIVDAAVTSLRAGETHYSDIRGLYTLRASIARRHRRRCGQPVGAEHVTVLPGAQCAVYAVAQCLLDPGDEVIVAEPMYVTYEAVFGACGAKVVPVAVRPENGFRVEPADVARLITPRTRAMLLNSPNNPSGASLSLPTWQALAQLCIEHDLWLISDEVYSDLLYEGEHISPASLPGMAERTATLNSLSKSHAMTGWRIGWAIGPESLAEHLANLSLCMLFGLPDFVQRAAQVALEQDLPEVAQMHEEYRQRRDLVCAALEACPGLRPVRPDGGMFVMVDVRQTGLDAQGFAERLLDGYGVSVLAGEAFGPSAAGHIRIGLVVDQVKLADACQRIALCTAGLLQERRA, from the coding sequence ATGCGCTTTTCAGCTTTGACCCAACGCATCACCGGCGATGGCGCCGCCGCCTGGCAGATTCACGACCGGGCGCTGGCCCTGCGCGAGCAGGGCATGGACGTACTGTTGTTATCGGTGGGCGACCCGGACTTCGACACACCGCGCGCCATCGTGGATGCCGCGGTGACTAGCCTGCGTGCCGGGGAAACCCATTATTCGGATATCCGTGGGCTGTACACGTTGCGCGCCAGCATCGCCCGGCGTCATCGTCGGCGCTGTGGCCAGCCGGTGGGCGCCGAGCATGTCACCGTGCTGCCAGGGGCGCAGTGCGCAGTGTATGCGGTCGCGCAATGCCTGCTCGATCCCGGTGATGAAGTGATTGTCGCCGAGCCGATGTATGTCACCTACGAAGCGGTGTTCGGTGCCTGCGGGGCGAAAGTGGTGCCGGTGGCGGTGCGCCCGGAAAATGGCTTTCGGGTCGAACCGGCGGATGTCGCTCGCCTGATTACCCCGCGTACCCGGGCGATGTTGCTCAACAGCCCCAACAATCCTTCCGGCGCCAGCCTGTCGTTACCCACCTGGCAAGCGCTGGCGCAGTTGTGCATCGAGCATGACCTGTGGCTGATCAGTGACGAGGTCTACAGTGACCTGCTGTACGAAGGCGAACACATCAGCCCCGCCAGCCTGCCGGGCATGGCCGAACGCACCGCGACCCTCAACAGCCTGTCCAAATCCCATGCCATGACCGGTTGGCGCATTGGTTGGGCCATCGGCCCCGAATCTTTGGCCGAGCACCTGGCGAACCTGTCCCTGTGCATGCTGTTCGGATTGCCGGACTTCGTGCAACGGGCCGCCCAGGTAGCGCTGGAGCAGGACTTGCCTGAAGTGGCGCAGATGCACGAGGAGTATCGCCAGCGCCGGGACCTGGTCTGCGCGGCCCTGGAGGCTTGTCCTGGCCTGCGGCCTGTGCGACCTGATGGCGGCATGTTTGTAATGGTCGACGTGCGCCAGACCGGCCTCGATGCCCAGGGCTTTGCCGAACGACTGTTGGACGGTTATGGCGTGTCGGTGCTGGCCGGCGAGGCATTCGGGCCAAGTGCGGCGGGGCATATCCGCATCGGGTTGGTGGTGGACCAGGTGAAACTGGCAGATGCCTGCCAGCGGATTGCCTTGTGCACGGCGGGGTTGTTGCAGGAGCGACGGGCTTGA
- a CDS encoding glycerate kinase, with the protein MKIIIAPDSFKDSLSAQGVADAIAQGLAQVWPDAQLIKCPMADGGEGTVESVLAACNGEWRRTRVRGPLGVAVEARWGWLPDSRTAIIEMAEASGLQLVPPGQRDACSSSTYGTGELIRAALDEGAGRVILAIGGSATNDAGGGAMQALGVVLLDAHGQPLPPGGLALANLARIDLSGLDPRLAQVSFEIAADVDNPLCGPHGASAVFGPQKGASAQQVQALDRALGHFAEHCAQALGKDVRDEPGSGAAGGLGFTAKAFLGAQFRTGVEVVAQLTGLAAAIDGADLVITGEGRFDAQTLRGKTPFGVARIARQRGVPVLVIAGTLGDGYQALYEHGIDAAFALASGPMTLQEACADASRLLSERAQDIARLWRVAAR; encoded by the coding sequence AGCCGATGCCATCGCCCAAGGGCTGGCCCAGGTCTGGCCGGATGCGCAGTTGATCAAGTGCCCGATGGCCGATGGCGGGGAGGGGACGGTGGAATCGGTGTTGGCGGCCTGCAACGGTGAGTGGCGTCGCACCCGGGTCCGCGGCCCCCTGGGCGTCGCCGTCGAGGCGCGCTGGGGGTGGTTGCCCGACAGCCGTACCGCGATCATCGAAATGGCCGAAGCCAGTGGCTTGCAGTTGGTGCCACCCGGGCAACGCGATGCCTGTTCCAGCAGCACCTATGGCACGGGCGAGTTGATTCGCGCCGCCCTGGATGAGGGCGCCGGGCGTGTGATCCTGGCGATCGGCGGCAGCGCCACCAACGATGCCGGTGGCGGTGCGATGCAGGCCCTGGGCGTGGTATTGCTCGATGCCCACGGGCAACCGCTGCCACCCGGTGGCCTGGCGTTGGCGAACCTGGCGCGCATTGACCTGAGCGGTCTGGATCCGCGCCTGGCCCAGGTCAGTTTCGAGATCGCCGCCGATGTCGATAACCCGCTGTGCGGGCCCCATGGCGCATCTGCGGTCTTCGGTCCGCAGAAGGGCGCCTCTGCCCAGCAGGTGCAGGCACTGGACCGGGCCCTGGGGCATTTTGCCGAACACTGTGCCCAGGCGTTGGGCAAGGATGTACGTGACGAGCCGGGCAGCGGCGCCGCCGGTGGCCTGGGCTTCACGGCCAAGGCGTTCCTGGGTGCCCAATTTCGTACCGGCGTGGAAGTCGTCGCCCAATTGACCGGGCTGGCTGCGGCGATCGACGGCGCAGACCTGGTGATTACCGGCGAGGGCCGTTTCGACGCTCAAACTCTGCGTGGCAAAACCCCCTTTGGCGTGGCCCGCATTGCCCGCCAGCGTGGCGTACCGGTGCTGGTCATCGCCGGCACGCTGGGGGATGGCTACCAGGCGCTGTACGAGCACGGCATCGACGCAGCCTTTGCCCTGGCCAGCGGGCCGATGACGCTGCAAGAGGCCTGTGCCGATGCCTCGCGCCTGCTGAGTGAGCGAGCCCAGGACATCGCCCGGCTTTGGCGGGTGGCCGCCCGGTAA
- a CDS encoding efflux RND transporter permease subunit: protein MPQFFIDRPVFAWVVALFILLAGVLALPQLPVAQYPDVAPPQIEIYAVYPGASAQTVDESVVSLIEEELNGADNLLYFGSQSSLGSATITATFQPGTNPELAQVDVQNRLKAVESRLPQAVTQQGLQVDKVSAGFLLLITLTSSDGKLDDVALSDYLARNVMNEIKRLDGVGKAQLYGAERAMRIWIDPQKLIGFNLTPADVNAAIVAQNAQVSAGSIGDLPTRTTQEITATILVKGQLSTPEEFADIVLKANSNGSTVRIGDVARVEIGSQEYQFSTRLNGKPSTAVSVQLSPGANAVSTATLVRAKMDELARYFPAGVAYKIPYDTSPFVKVSITKVIYTLGEAMLLVFAVMFLFLQNIRYTLIPTLVVPVALMGTFATMLALGFSINVLTMFGMVLAIGILVDDAIVVVENVERIMASEGLSPKEATRKAMQQISGAIVGITLVLVAVFIPMAFMQGSVGVIYRQFSLSMATSILFSAFLALTLTPALCATLLKPIAQGEHHTKSGFFGWFNRRFDQLGDRYQGWVAYALKRSGRYLLIYGVLLVGMGLLFSRLPSSFLPVEDQGYTITDIQLPPGASKNRTVQVVEQIEAHNAGEPGVGDSTVILGFSFSGSGQNAALAFTTLKDWSERGSDDSASAIADRANQAFSQIKDAMAFAVLPPPVDGLGTSSGFEFRLQDRGGLGHATLMQARSELLAAAEKSPVLMNVRESALAEAPQVQLEVDRKQANALGVSFADVGNVLATAVGSAYINDFPNQGRMQRVVVQAEGDQRSQVADLLKMHVRNDAGKMVPLSAFVQAKWTQGPAQLTRYNGYPAISISGEPAPGHSTGEAMAEIERLVAQGPAGLGQEWTGLSLQERLSGSQAPILLGLSLLVVFLCLAALYESWAIPTSVLLVVPLGVLGAVLAVSLRGMPNDVFFKVGLVTIIGLSAKNAILIIEFAKSLHDQGHDLIEATLAAARLRLRPIIMTSLAFILGVVPLAIATGASSASQQAIGTGVIGGMITATLAVVFVPVFFVVVMKLVRRFGKHH from the coding sequence ATGCCGCAGTTCTTTATCGACCGCCCGGTGTTCGCCTGGGTGGTCGCGTTGTTCATCCTGTTGGCCGGTGTGCTGGCCCTGCCACAACTGCCAGTGGCGCAATACCCCGATGTCGCGCCGCCGCAGATCGAGATCTATGCCGTATACCCGGGCGCTTCGGCGCAGACCGTGGACGAAAGCGTGGTCAGCCTGATCGAAGAAGAACTCAACGGCGCCGACAACCTGCTGTACTTCGGTTCCCAGAGCAGCCTGGGCAGCGCGACCATCACCGCGACGTTCCAACCCGGCACCAACCCGGAATTGGCCCAGGTCGACGTGCAGAACCGCCTCAAGGCCGTGGAGTCGCGCTTACCGCAAGCGGTCACCCAACAAGGTTTGCAGGTAGATAAGGTCTCGGCCGGTTTCCTGCTGCTGATCACCCTCACTTCCAGCGACGGCAAGCTCGACGATGTGGCCCTCAGCGACTACCTGGCGCGCAACGTGATGAACGAGATCAAGCGTCTGGACGGAGTCGGCAAGGCCCAGCTATACGGCGCCGAGCGAGCGATGCGGATCTGGATCGACCCGCAGAAGCTGATCGGCTTCAACCTCACCCCAGCCGACGTCAATGCCGCCATCGTGGCGCAGAACGCCCAGGTCTCGGCCGGCAGCATCGGCGACTTGCCGACGCGAACCACTCAGGAAATCACCGCGACCATCCTGGTCAAGGGCCAACTGTCGACCCCCGAAGAGTTCGCCGACATCGTGCTCAAGGCCAACTCCAACGGCTCGACCGTACGCATCGGCGACGTGGCACGCGTGGAAATCGGCAGTCAGGAATACCAATTCTCCACCCGGCTCAATGGCAAGCCTTCCACCGCTGTCAGCGTGCAATTGTCGCCGGGGGCCAACGCCGTGAGCACGGCGACCCTGGTGCGGGCGAAGATGGACGAACTGGCGCGCTATTTCCCGGCTGGCGTGGCGTACAAGATCCCGTACGACACTTCGCCCTTCGTCAAAGTCTCCATCACCAAAGTGATCTATACCCTTGGCGAGGCAATGTTGCTGGTGTTTGCCGTGATGTTCCTGTTCCTGCAGAACATCCGCTACACCTTGATCCCGACCCTGGTGGTACCGGTGGCGCTGATGGGTACCTTCGCGACCATGCTTGCCCTGGGTTTCTCCATCAACGTGCTGACCATGTTCGGCATGGTCCTGGCCATCGGTATCCTGGTGGACGATGCCATCGTGGTGGTGGAAAACGTCGAGCGAATCATGGCCAGCGAAGGGCTATCGCCCAAGGAAGCGACGCGCAAGGCGATGCAGCAGATCAGCGGGGCGATCGTCGGCATCACCCTGGTGCTGGTGGCGGTGTTTATACCCATGGCGTTCATGCAGGGTTCGGTGGGCGTCATCTACCGGCAGTTCTCGCTGTCCATGGCCACCTCGATCCTGTTTTCAGCGTTCCTCGCGCTGACCCTGACGCCGGCCCTTTGCGCGACCTTGTTAAAGCCCATCGCCCAGGGCGAACACCACACGAAAAGCGGCTTCTTCGGCTGGTTCAATCGACGCTTCGATCAATTGGGCGATCGCTATCAGGGCTGGGTGGCCTATGCGCTCAAGCGCAGTGGTCGGTATCTGTTGATCTACGGCGTGCTGCTGGTGGGCATGGGCCTGCTGTTCAGTCGCTTGCCCTCCTCCTTCCTGCCGGTGGAAGACCAGGGCTACACCATCACCGACATTCAGTTGCCGCCTGGCGCGAGCAAGAACCGCACGGTGCAGGTGGTCGAGCAGATCGAAGCCCACAACGCCGGCGAGCCAGGGGTGGGCGACAGCACCGTGATCCTGGGCTTCAGCTTTTCCGGCAGCGGGCAGAACGCCGCGCTGGCGTTTACCACCCTCAAGGACTGGTCGGAGCGTGGCAGCGACGATTCGGCAAGCGCTATTGCCGACCGCGCCAACCAAGCCTTCAGCCAGATCAAGGATGCCATGGCCTTCGCCGTGCTTCCGCCGCCGGTGGATGGCCTGGGGACTTCCAGCGGTTTCGAGTTCCGCCTGCAGGATCGTGGCGGCCTCGGCCATGCCACGCTGATGCAGGCCCGCAGCGAGTTGCTCGCCGCGGCTGAAAAGAGCCCGGTGCTGATGAACGTGCGCGAAAGCGCCCTGGCCGAAGCGCCGCAGGTGCAATTGGAGGTCGATCGCAAGCAGGCCAATGCCCTGGGCGTGTCCTTTGCCGATGTTGGCAACGTCCTGGCCACCGCAGTGGGTTCGGCCTACATCAACGATTTCCCCAACCAGGGACGCATGCAGCGGGTGGTGGTCCAGGCCGAAGGCGACCAACGCAGCCAGGTGGCCGATCTGTTGAAGATGCATGTACGCAACGACGCCGGGAAAATGGTCCCGCTGTCAGCCTTCGTCCAGGCCAAGTGGACCCAGGGGCCGGCACAACTGACCCGTTACAACGGTTACCCGGCCATCAGTATTTCCGGTGAACCGGCGCCAGGCCACAGCACCGGCGAGGCCATGGCGGAGATCGAACGGCTGGTGGCCCAGGGGCCAGCGGGGCTGGGACAGGAATGGACCGGGCTGTCGTTGCAGGAGCGCCTGTCCGGCAGCCAGGCGCCGATCTTGCTGGGCCTGTCGTTGTTGGTGGTGTTCCTGTGCCTGGCGGCGTTGTACGAGAGCTGGGCGATCCCCACTTCGGTGCTGCTGGTGGTGCCACTGGGGGTACTCGGCGCGGTATTGGCAGTGTCGTTGCGCGGCATGCCCAATGATGTGTTCTTCAAGGTCGGGCTGGTCACCATCATCGGCCTGTCGGCCAAGAACGCGATCCTGATCATCGAGTTTGCCAAGAGCCTGCATGACCAGGGCCATGACCTGATCGAGGCAACGCTTGCGGCCGCACGCCTGCGCCTGCGCCCGATCATCATGACCTCCCTGGCCTTCATCCTCGGCGTGGTGCCGCTGGCCATCGCCACCGGAGCCAGCTCGGCGAGCCAACAAGCCATCGGTACCGGTGTGATCGGCGGGATGATTACCGCTACCTTGGCGGTGGTGTTCGTGCCGGTGTTTTTTGTGGTGGTGATGAAGCTCGTGCGCAGATTCGGCAAACACCACTGA